A window of Shewanella mesophila contains these coding sequences:
- a CDS encoding DUF2956 domain-containing protein: MNKSISNETKNEAMKVAKATQKPGQTKEQTKLIALGIEKGIAEYKKQQKSKAREKDKARKQEIKAKNRDSEQTDEVQIVDSNGNPPKLPWALLLLSWVGFFAYLLMR, encoded by the coding sequence ATGAATAAAAGCATCTCCAACGAAACCAAGAATGAAGCAATGAAAGTCGCTAAAGCCACTCAAAAGCCCGGACAGACTAAAGAGCAAACCAAGCTGATTGCACTGGGTATTGAGAAAGGGATCGCCGAATACAAAAAACAGCAAAAGAGTAAGGCGCGTGAGAAAGATAAAGCCCGCAAACAAGAAATAAAAGCCAAAAATCGCGATTCAGAGCAAACCGATGAGGTTCAAATTGTCGACTCAAACGGAAATCCCCCCAAGCTTCCTTGGGCACTGCTGCTACTCAGTTGGGTTGGATTTTTCGCTTATCTTTTGATGCGCTAG
- a CDS encoding ABC transporter transmembrane domain-containing protein, with amino-acid sequence MLSPVSKRAILPWIAAFLKPYRGRVIAAIVFLFIGSLAWLSLGQGVRLMVDEGFLKDNGGRLNEIILLVIGITALSSSAIFCRFYLMTWLGERVSADIRLTVYDHLLNLSPGFYAKLRTGEVISRFTADSTLLQSVVGSSLSMALRASVTVIGGIVMMAITSIKMTALVLLAVPMVLGPIFFFGRKVRDLSRQSQDRVGDLGAYVDETLHEIHTVQAYSHEDRDRVLFSQRVEAVMDAAKGRIKYRSILISLVMFLSILAIALVTWVGAHDVMQGAITGGELSAFMFYAVMVAGSVATISEVIGEIQRAAGATERLIELVETPIDIPLPANPMTLPAKVRGELSLNEVRFSYRDITTLDRPSELSQEVICGLSLQIKSGERVALVGASGAGKSTLFELLQRFYTLNSGSITLDGIDIANLSAQELRQQFALVPQESVIFATSVLENVRYGRPDASEDEVIKACIAARAHEFISEFPLGYQTYLGERGVRLSGGQKQRIAIARAILAERPVLLLDEATSALDAVSEQKVKQALDVLMQGRTTIIIAHRLATVLNADRILVMDKGQLIGSGTHQELMQTNELYREFATLQLLDDDV; translated from the coding sequence ATGCTATCGCCTGTTAGTAAGCGGGCAATATTGCCTTGGATCGCTGCCTTTTTAAAGCCTTATCGTGGTCGGGTGATTGCCGCGATCGTATTTCTGTTTATTGGCTCCTTAGCTTGGTTATCCCTTGGCCAAGGAGTGCGTTTAATGGTGGATGAGGGTTTTTTAAAAGATAATGGCGGGCGTCTTAATGAGATCATCCTGTTGGTGATAGGGATCACCGCCCTCAGTAGCTCTGCAATTTTTTGTCGTTTCTATTTAATGACTTGGCTCGGTGAGCGAGTCAGCGCCGACATTCGCTTAACCGTTTACGACCACCTGTTAAACTTGTCCCCCGGCTTTTATGCCAAGCTCAGAACTGGAGAGGTGATCTCGCGTTTTACTGCCGATTCAACCCTGTTACAGTCGGTGGTTGGTTCAAGCCTTTCTATGGCGCTTAGGGCCAGTGTGACTGTGATTGGTGGCATAGTGATGATGGCGATCACGAGTATAAAGATGACCGCCTTAGTCTTGCTCGCCGTCCCTATGGTGCTTGGGCCTATCTTCTTTTTTGGTCGCAAAGTGCGCGATCTGTCGCGCCAGAGCCAAGATAGAGTCGGTGATCTTGGTGCCTATGTCGATGAAACTCTGCATGAGATCCATACGGTACAAGCCTATTCCCATGAAGATAGAGATCGCGTGCTATTCAGTCAGCGAGTCGAAGCTGTCATGGATGCCGCTAAAGGGCGTATCAAGTACCGCTCTATTTTGATTTCACTGGTGATGTTTCTTAGTATTTTGGCTATAGCATTAGTGACTTGGGTTGGTGCTCATGATGTGATGCAAGGTGCAATCACTGGTGGTGAGCTGTCTGCTTTTATGTTTTATGCCGTGATGGTTGCAGGCTCCGTTGCGACCATTAGTGAAGTCATCGGCGAGATACAGCGAGCCGCTGGCGCGACGGAGCGATTAATTGAGTTAGTTGAAACGCCGATTGATATTCCACTGCCTGCTAATCCTATGACGTTGCCAGCCAAAGTGCGCGGCGAACTTTCATTAAACGAGGTGCGATTTTCCTATCGAGATATAACCACGTTAGATCGACCTAGCGAACTTAGCCAAGAGGTGATCTGCGGCTTAAGCCTACAAATAAAAAGTGGCGAACGGGTGGCGTTAGTCGGCGCAAGCGGCGCAGGAAAAAGCACCTTATTTGAACTGCTGCAACGCTTTTATACCCTTAATAGCGGCAGCATCACGCTCGATGGTATCGACATTGCCAATTTATCAGCGCAGGAGTTACGTCAGCAGTTTGCCCTCGTGCCTCAGGAGTCGGTGATCTTTGCTACTAGTGTGTTAGAAAATGTTCGCTATGGTCGGCCAGATGCCAGCGAGGATGAAGTGATTAAAGCCTGTATTGCGGCGCGTGCCCATGAGTTTATAAGCGAATTTCCTCTAGGCTACCAAACCTATTTAGGCGAGCGTGGTGTTAGGCTTTCTGGCGGTCAGAAGCAACGAATTGCTATTGCTAGGGCCATTCTTGCTGAGCGTCCCGTGTTACTTCTCGACGAGGCAACCAGTGCACTCGATGCTGTTAGCGAGCAAAAGGTGAAGCAGGCTCTAGATGTATTGATGCAGGGCAGAACCACCATAATTATCGCTCATCGATTGGCGACGGTACTCAATGCCGATCGTATTCTAGTGATGGATAAAGGTCAGCTTATTGGTAGTGGTACTCATCAGGAGTTAATGCAAACCAATGAGCTTTATCGAGAGTTTGCGACGTTACAGCTATTAGATGATGATGTGTGA
- a CDS encoding DUF4382 domain-containing protein, with protein sequence MRTLHLVPLLIPTTIMLSACGGSDNSAPPQSEPAVGLVNIAISDSPMSQVSKVELVLDKLIMTDEHGTVHQHDMAQHRFNLLDFQGMQSHNVISNLELPAGHYHDVHFSLINGNQSEGCAIENGQGRQPLIVEDNHLPLHDFMLNEHENLFLTMEIGLYQSMHFSDNQYHLNHDGIYSVDKREMGHLIGEMDPQWIADCETAHADKVPLGGQFYHMAYLYQNSLANLTQMADMSPARNDGKFSPVTVAPLHQDMNGDWSFAMGYLPAGDYRVAYTCLGHLDDPATDDLSQGTFSLFEDAGSVTVDDNGQETRHQCGNGHGGHGGHG encoded by the coding sequence ATGCGTACCCTACACTTAGTCCCACTGCTTATCCCTACTACAATAATGCTCAGTGCTTGTGGCGGTTCAGATAATTCGGCGCCCCCGCAGTCAGAACCTGCCGTCGGTCTGGTCAATATTGCAATTTCAGACTCACCGATGAGTCAAGTGAGTAAGGTCGAGTTGGTACTTGATAAACTGATCATGACAGATGAACATGGCACAGTGCACCAACACGACATGGCCCAACACAGATTCAATCTGCTCGACTTCCAAGGTATGCAGAGCCACAACGTTATTAGCAATCTTGAGCTACCTGCAGGGCACTACCACGATGTGCACTTTAGCTTAATTAATGGCAATCAATCTGAGGGTTGTGCGATAGAGAATGGTCAAGGGCGACAACCACTCATAGTCGAAGACAACCATCTGCCATTACATGACTTTATGTTAAATGAGCACGAGAATCTCTTCTTGACCATGGAGATTGGCCTATACCAATCGATGCATTTTAGCGACAACCAATATCATCTTAACCACGATGGTATCTATTCAGTTGATAAAAGAGAAATGGGACACCTCATTGGCGAAATGGACCCACAGTGGATAGCTGACTGTGAAACTGCCCATGCAGATAAAGTCCCCCTTGGCGGTCAGTTCTACCATATGGCCTATCTTTATCAAAACAGCCTAGCGAACCTCACCCAAATGGCGGATATGAGCCCAGCCAGAAATGACGGCAAGTTTTCACCAGTGACCGTAGCTCCCCTGCATCAAGATATGAATGGCGATTGGTCATTTGCCATGGGCTACCTACCCGCGGGAGACTATCGAGTGGCCTATACTTGCCTTGGTCACTTAGACGATCCAGCGACCGATGATCTATCTCAGGGAACATTTAGTCTATTTGAAGATGCAGGCTCAGTCACCGTAGATGATAACGGCCAAGAGACAAGGCACCAATGTGGTAACGGCCATGGGGGTCATGGAGGGCACGGTTAG
- a CDS encoding lipocalin family protein, producing MKKLVLLCLLFLSACTSVPSGVKPVDDFELAKYLGTWHEIARLDHSFERGLSNVTATYKMNSDGGVQVINRGFSDANKAWKEAEGKAYFVDSNDIGHLKVSFFGPFYGAYVIFELDRADYQYAFITSYNRDYLWFLSRTPQVSEALKQQFIAQVKQMGFAVDQIIWVDQQDQ from the coding sequence GTGAAAAAACTGGTTTTGTTATGCTTGTTATTTCTGAGTGCTTGCACCAGTGTTCCCAGTGGTGTTAAACCTGTCGATGATTTTGAGTTAGCTAAATACCTTGGCACTTGGCATGAGATAGCCAGATTAGATCATAGCTTCGAGCGTGGGTTATCCAACGTCACCGCTACTTATAAGATGAACTCTGATGGCGGCGTTCAGGTGATAAATCGTGGATTTTCTGATGCCAACAAGGCGTGGAAGGAAGCGGAAGGCAAAGCTTACTTTGTGGATAGCAATGATATTGGCCATCTCAAGGTGTCATTTTTTGGCCCTTTCTACGGTGCTTATGTGATTTTTGAGCTAGATAGAGCGGATTATCAATATGCGTTTATTACCAGTTATAACCGCGACTATTTGTGGTTCTTATCGCGTACGCCTCAAGTAAGCGAAGCGCTCAAACAGCAGTTTATAGCGCAGGTCAAACAGATGGGATTTGCCGTTGATCAAATAATCTGGGTCGATCAGCAAGATCAATAA
- a CDS encoding AMP-binding protein — MVYDVDSHLDLTQYSSLIDLIETSAQRYKDKTAYVCLGKSSSFADIERDSRYFAAYLQHHTSLEVGDRIAIQLPNITQFVIAAYGALRAGLVLVNTNPLYTERELIHQFNDSGAKALVVLSDLLPTLTNVIASTAIETVISTHALDLIAPQTQAASDFPILKFTDILTQGSQLSLIPVKSNLEGLAALQYTGGTTGLSKGAMLSHRNLIANAMQIKSRLGDRLVQGEEIFVAPLPVYHIYAFMVNLVLYFERGGCSVLIPNPRDIASLINTLSEHPFTGFAGLNTLFVGLCHQPEFKALDFSHLKVTISGGTALTQAAANAWSSTTGCTISEGYGLSETSPVVSLNAPRLERLGTIGKPVLGTQIKILDIDDKEVAFGETGELAVKGPQVMSGYWQKPEETAKVMTKDGYFKTGDIAQAVEDGMHKIVDRKKDMIIVSGFNVYPNEVEEVLAQHEAILECAVIGVENEHSGEAVKAAIVLRAASHDIEATKTDILAHCRTQLTAYKIPKLIEFMPALPKSTVGKILRRELRK, encoded by the coding sequence ATGGTATATGATGTCGATTCCCACCTAGATCTTACCCAGTACAGTTCCTTGATCGATCTTATTGAAACATCGGCCCAACGATACAAGGATAAGACCGCCTACGTTTGTCTAGGCAAATCGAGCAGCTTTGCCGATATCGAGCGCGACTCACGTTACTTTGCCGCCTATTTACAACATCATACATCCCTTGAAGTGGGCGATCGTATTGCCATTCAATTACCTAATATCACGCAATTTGTTATAGCGGCATATGGTGCACTTCGTGCTGGACTTGTGCTGGTAAACACCAATCCACTTTATACCGAGCGAGAGCTGATCCACCAGTTTAATGATTCGGGCGCTAAAGCCTTAGTGGTACTGAGCGATCTATTACCCACGTTAACCAACGTCATTGCATCGACTGCCATCGAAACGGTTATTTCGACCCATGCCTTAGATCTGATAGCGCCGCAAACACAAGCTGCCAGCGATTTTCCGATCTTAAAATTTACCGATATTCTCACGCAAGGTAGCCAACTTAGTTTAATCCCAGTTAAATCAAACTTAGAAGGTCTCGCTGCATTGCAATACACAGGAGGCACCACAGGGCTCTCTAAAGGGGCGATGTTAAGCCATCGCAACTTAATTGCTAACGCCATGCAGATAAAATCACGACTCGGCGACCGATTAGTACAAGGTGAAGAGATTTTTGTCGCGCCGCTGCCTGTCTACCATATCTATGCTTTTATGGTTAACTTAGTACTCTACTTTGAACGGGGTGGCTGCTCGGTATTGATCCCAAATCCACGCGATATCGCCTCATTAATCAACACTCTATCTGAGCACCCTTTTACCGGTTTTGCGGGCCTAAACACTCTATTTGTTGGCTTATGTCATCAACCCGAATTCAAAGCTTTGGATTTTAGTCACCTTAAAGTAACTATCTCTGGCGGCACAGCCCTTACCCAAGCAGCAGCAAATGCTTGGAGTTCGACCACGGGTTGCACCATTTCGGAGGGCTATGGGCTATCAGAAACCTCACCCGTAGTATCACTTAATGCCCCAAGGCTTGAGCGACTCGGCACCATAGGCAAACCCGTATTAGGCACTCAGATTAAAATCCTTGATATCGATGACAAGGAAGTCGCCTTTGGTGAAACCGGAGAACTCGCGGTAAAAGGCCCTCAAGTCATGAGCGGCTATTGGCAAAAGCCAGAGGAAACCGCCAAAGTGATGACAAAAGATGGCTATTTTAAAACTGGAGATATCGCTCAAGCGGTTGAAGATGGGATGCACAAAATTGTCGATCGCAAGAAAGACATGATCATAGTCTCAGGCTTTAACGTGTATCCAAACGAAGTAGAAGAGGTATTAGCACAACATGAAGCGATACTCGAATGCGCCGTTATCGGAGTAGAAAATGAGCACAGTGGCGAAGCGGTAAAGGCAGCGATTGTATTACGCGCTGCTAGCCATGATATCGAAGCGACCAAAACCGATATTTTAGCCCATTGCCGTACGCAACTCACCGCTTACAAGATACCTAAGCTCATCGAGTTCATGCCTGCCTTACCAAAATCAACGGTAGGCAAAATCTTACGAAGAGAGCTTAGAAAATAA
- the ccoG gene encoding cytochrome c oxidase accessory protein CcoG — protein MTDSVTPRPKIGPTSKLPSPSSVNSDAQAQKKSSDSIPITFIPSEKGKIHIKEQKGHFQRLRTGINTLLIICFFLVPLIQYQGKQAILFDVENQQFSFFGTTLWPQDFTLMAWVFIIAAFLLFFITVFWGRVWCGYLCPQTSWSFMFVWIEKQIEGNSNKRYALDKAPWTLNKLTKRTSKHLLWGVMALMTGCGFIAYFVPATSLYRDILSFNASFWITTWVWFFALCTYLNAGFMRELMCLHCCPYSRFQSAMFDSNTLTVTYDTNRGESRGPRKRKQATELGDCVDCNLCVDVCPTGIDIRNGLQYECINCGACVDACNQTMDKFGYPRNLISYTSENELKGKPAERLNSWKFIGYGTAVLIMLSVFAVDVYNKDDIQLNVIRDRQSLYREVDDNKIENSYTLKIRNKTQQDQQYLIYIEDRLGHYINKEVDVEVSIKAGEQLSYPVTVYQQRNANHGEKLLRQSFSFTVMNLNEPLDTVSQKTQFFTP, from the coding sequence ATGACAGATAGTGTTACCCCAAGGCCTAAGATCGGCCCGACATCCAAGCTACCCTCGCCCTCTAGCGTGAATAGCGACGCCCAAGCTCAGAAAAAATCGTCTGACTCAATTCCGATAACCTTTATTCCAAGCGAGAAAGGCAAGATCCACATTAAGGAGCAGAAAGGCCATTTCCAGCGATTAAGAACTGGGATTAACACGCTATTAATTATCTGTTTTTTCTTGGTGCCATTGATTCAATATCAAGGAAAGCAAGCAATTTTGTTTGATGTTGAAAACCAGCAATTTTCATTTTTCGGCACCACGCTTTGGCCACAAGATTTCACCTTGATGGCATGGGTGTTCATTATCGCCGCTTTTCTACTCTTTTTTATTACCGTCTTTTGGGGAAGAGTATGGTGTGGTTATCTGTGCCCACAAACGAGTTGGAGCTTTATGTTTGTCTGGATAGAAAAACAGATCGAAGGCAATAGCAACAAACGTTACGCCTTAGATAAAGCCCCTTGGACGTTAAATAAACTGACTAAGCGCACCAGCAAACATCTGTTATGGGGCGTTATGGCGCTAATGACGGGATGTGGGTTCATCGCTTATTTTGTGCCCGCAACATCGCTTTATCGGGACATTTTAAGCTTTAATGCCAGCTTTTGGATAACGACTTGGGTTTGGTTTTTCGCATTATGTACCTATCTTAATGCGGGCTTTATGCGCGAGCTAATGTGTTTGCATTGCTGCCCTTACTCTCGTTTTCAATCGGCGATGTTCGACAGCAACACCCTTACTGTCACCTATGATACCAATCGTGGTGAATCTCGTGGCCCTAGAAAACGTAAACAAGCAACCGAACTCGGTGATTGCGTCGATTGTAACCTTTGCGTCGATGTCTGCCCTACAGGCATAGATATTCGTAATGGCTTACAGTACGAATGCATCAACTGCGGTGCCTGTGTCGATGCCTGTAACCAGACCATGGACAAATTCGGTTACCCAAGAAATCTCATTAGCTATACCAGTGAAAATGAGTTGAAGGGCAAACCAGCAGAGCGATTAAACTCGTGGAAATTCATTGGCTACGGCACCGCGGTATTGATCATGCTTAGCGTTTTTGCCGTCGATGTTTATAACAAAGATGACATTCAGTTAAACGTGATTAGAGACAGGCAGAGCCTTTATCGTGAAGTTGATGACAACAAAATCGAAAACAGTTATACCTTGAAGATCCGCAACAAGACACAGCAAGATCAACAGTATCTTATCTATATCGAAGACCGTCTTGGACACTATATCAATAAAGAAGTTGATGTTGAGGTAAGCATCAAGGCTGGTGAACAACTAAGCTATCCGGTTACCGTCTATCAACAACGCAATGCCAATCATGGTGAAAAGCTGCTCAGACAGTCGTTCAGTTTCACGGTAATGAATCTTAACGAACCTTTAGATACCGTCTCTCAAAAAACGCAATTCTTTACTCCTTAG
- a CDS encoding sigma-54 interaction domain-containing protein, with translation MASSKIDPQMDFLPENKLLLNAVGEGIYGFDLNGNAVFINPAAERMTGWTAQELLGTNIHNCHHHSHADGSHYPQEECPIYNTLHDGIAREISHELFWRKDGSSFPVHYTSTPVYKNQELIGVVAIFRDISIQKQTEDSLRQALEQVQALSEKLANENDYLLTELASHTGDVNIAGESPPIQKLIQQIKLVANTNSTVLISGENGTGKELVARNIHRLSDRSNKPLVSVNCAAFSPALLESELFGHEKGAFTGATSRRKGRFELAHQGTLFLDEIAELSLEAQSKLLRVIQEQEFERVGSSTPIKVDIRLVTATHHDLQKRVEQGLFRMDLYYRLNVFPLHVPALRERLSDIPTLVSHIVTGLNKKLGKKIKGVCKSGLSNLMAYRWPGNVRELQNIIERQSILTQGQILQIPVLHGENSTENIVHGKTLQQAEAAHIRHTLQQLNWRISGPNGAASVLGLPASTLRSRMKKLNIKRPS, from the coding sequence ATGGCTTCATCGAAAATCGATCCTCAGATGGACTTTCTCCCAGAGAATAAACTGCTCCTCAATGCGGTGGGTGAAGGAATTTATGGTTTTGATTTAAATGGTAATGCCGTGTTTATCAACCCAGCGGCAGAGCGCATGACAGGCTGGACGGCGCAAGAATTACTCGGCACCAATATTCATAACTGTCACCACCACAGCCATGCCGATGGCAGTCACTATCCTCAAGAAGAGTGCCCGATCTACAACACTCTGCACGATGGGATCGCCAGAGAGATAAGCCACGAGCTGTTTTGGCGCAAAGATGGCAGCAGTTTCCCAGTACATTACACTTCGACACCCGTATATAAAAATCAGGAGCTTATCGGTGTGGTCGCGATATTTCGTGACATTAGTATTCAAAAACAAACCGAAGACTCACTACGCCAAGCGTTAGAGCAAGTACAAGCCCTGTCGGAAAAACTGGCCAACGAAAATGACTATCTATTGACTGAATTAGCCAGCCATACGGGAGACGTGAATATTGCGGGCGAAAGCCCACCGATCCAAAAGCTTATACAGCAGATAAAGTTGGTAGCGAACACCAATAGCACTGTATTGATCAGTGGTGAAAACGGTACAGGTAAAGAGTTGGTCGCCCGTAATATTCATCGGCTAAGTGACCGCAGCAATAAGCCACTAGTCAGCGTTAACTGTGCAGCTTTCTCTCCAGCGCTGCTTGAGAGCGAACTATTTGGTCATGAGAAAGGGGCTTTCACTGGTGCCACCAGCCGCCGAAAGGGTCGATTTGAACTCGCCCACCAAGGTACGCTATTCCTCGACGAGATCGCAGAGCTTTCCCTTGAAGCACAATCTAAACTGCTGCGAGTAATACAGGAACAGGAGTTTGAACGCGTCGGCAGTAGTACTCCTATAAAAGTCGATATTCGACTCGTTACCGCGACCCACCACGACCTACAGAAACGCGTTGAGCAAGGCTTATTCCGGATGGATCTCTATTATCGACTCAATGTTTTCCCACTGCATGTTCCTGCGCTGCGAGAACGACTCAGCGATATCCCCACTTTAGTAAGTCATATCGTTACGGGACTAAATAAAAAGTTAGGTAAAAAAATCAAAGGTGTCTGTAAAAGTGGCCTATCGAACCTTATGGCTTATCGTTGGCCCGGAAATGTGAGAGAACTGCAAAATATTATCGAACGCCAAAGTATATTGACCCAAGGACAGATATTACAGATCCCCGTACTGCACGGAGAGAACTCTACCGAGAACATTGTCCATGGTAAAACACTACAACAGGCAGAGGCTGCCCATATTCGCCATACCTTGCAACAACTTAATTGGCGGATATCTGGGCCCAACGGGGCTGCTAGTGTACTAGGGTTACCAGCCAGTACGTTAAGATCGCGGATGAAGAAACTTAATATTAAACGCCCAAGCTAA
- a CDS encoding thioredoxin family protein has translation MNTILLVSGITLTVLLLLIIFLGFKKAKGAPIPLAVLILLVCFTTINVAVTYFIYPKEDINAYKSLVWQPLAQEQIATLVSQGKTVFVDVSADWCNICKGNKDGVLHREAVVNLLKRDHMVLMLGDLTHSNAKIEAFLANYNAFGVPFNVIYSPSNPNGIVLPRMLDYHQVISLLDSN, from the coding sequence ATGAATACTATCCTTCTTGTCAGCGGCATCACTCTAACTGTACTTTTGCTACTCATTATTTTTCTAGGGTTCAAAAAAGCTAAAGGCGCCCCAATTCCGCTAGCGGTGCTGATCCTGCTCGTTTGTTTTACCACCATAAATGTAGCGGTGACCTACTTTATTTACCCCAAGGAAGATATTAACGCCTACAAAAGCTTAGTTTGGCAACCGTTAGCTCAAGAGCAAATCGCCACCTTAGTTTCTCAAGGTAAGACTGTATTTGTCGATGTGAGTGCCGATTGGTGCAATATCTGTAAAGGCAACAAGGATGGCGTGCTTCATCGAGAAGCCGTGGTTAACCTTCTCAAGCGTGACCACATGGTGCTGATGCTCGGCGACTTAACTCACAGTAATGCAAAAATTGAAGCCTTTTTAGCTAACTACAATGCCTTTGGTGTGCCTTTTAATGTGATTTACTCACCGAGCAACCCAAATGGCATCGTGCTTCCTCGGATGCTTGATTACCACCAAGTTATCTCCCTACTCGATAGCAACTAA
- a CDS encoding LysE family translocator, with the protein MSFSAWLGLLAICCLGAMSPGPSLAMVVRHTLGGGRAKGIICAWAHSIGIGVYALVTLLGLAVLLKQAPLIFNGIAILGALYLAYMGVQALRSKGGMSEKLAAGKETDAITAARDGLAISLFNPKIMLFFLALFSQFVMVADDLLSKSLIVLTPLVVDGLWYTIIAFLLSHQAVLPKLKEKAVLIDKLSGLVLIALAVRVLVTL; encoded by the coding sequence ATGAGTTTCAGTGCCTGGCTAGGATTGTTGGCCATCTGTTGTTTAGGAGCCATGTCTCCCGGCCCAAGTCTTGCTATGGTAGTGCGTCACACGCTAGGAGGTGGACGGGCTAAAGGGATTATTTGTGCTTGGGCGCATTCTATTGGAATCGGCGTTTATGCGCTGGTGACCCTGCTCGGGTTGGCGGTCTTATTAAAGCAAGCTCCCTTGATTTTTAACGGCATCGCGATATTAGGCGCGCTCTACTTGGCTTATATGGGGGTGCAAGCGCTACGTTCTAAAGGCGGTATGTCTGAAAAACTCGCGGCAGGCAAAGAGACCGATGCGATCACCGCTGCGCGAGATGGGCTAGCTATCTCACTTTTTAATCCTAAGATCATGCTGTTTTTTTTAGCGCTATTTAGCCAATTCGTCATGGTTGCCGATGATCTTTTGAGTAAGTCGCTGATCGTGCTTACGCCACTCGTTGTCGATGGCCTTTGGTACACTATTATTGCTTTTTTACTTTCGCACCAAGCGGTATTGCCTAAGCTAAAGGAGAAAGCGGTATTGATAGACAAACTTTCGGGGCTGGTGCTTATCGCATTGGCGGTGAGAGTGTTAGTCACTCTCTAG
- a CDS encoding DUF3144 domain-containing protein, giving the protein MSEQTKETTIFQIADQFIALANELSSKEQDVGKVGTALRFAAARFNAFEASLKSADLKAEKDNALEWFSKEYRDMLNDNLDDHIDNPPAVTTEPVQDDAVKVFNG; this is encoded by the coding sequence ATGTCAGAACAAACAAAAGAAACCACTATTTTTCAAATAGCAGACCAATTTATTGCACTAGCTAACGAACTTAGCAGTAAAGAACAAGATGTTGGCAAAGTCGGTACCGCACTGCGTTTCGCCGCAGCTCGCTTTAATGCATTTGAAGCATCACTAAAATCGGCAGATTTGAAAGCAGAAAAAGACAATGCACTGGAGTGGTTTAGTAAAGAATACCGCGACATGCTCAACGATAACTTAGATGACCATATCGATAATCCTCCAGCGGTAACAACCGAACCTGTACAGGATGACGCGGTAAAAGTATTTAACGGTTAA
- a CDS encoding prepilin-type N-terminal cleavage/methylation domain-containing protein — protein MKTSTQRGFTLIELVVVIIILGIIAVTALPKFLNVSQDAQVSSVKATGGAFKSGINLARAVWATRVGSGPAENLPTFGGSEAGEMDFNDAGWPAQHYFTDDEASPQLDNVEDCISVWEALFEGDEPGVSNSNSSDETDYKANYISPNQCRFNFNDNQNLSIYYDSRNGQVSVDSDPNS, from the coding sequence ATGAAAACATCAACACAACGGGGTTTTACCCTGATTGAGCTTGTCGTCGTGATCATCATTTTAGGTATTATCGCCGTTACCGCGCTGCCTAAATTCTTAAACGTATCTCAAGATGCCCAAGTCTCGAGCGTTAAAGCCACTGGTGGAGCATTTAAGTCCGGAATTAACTTAGCTCGTGCAGTTTGGGCAACTAGAGTAGGATCGGGTCCGGCGGAAAACCTACCCACCTTTGGTGGCTCCGAAGCGGGAGAGATGGATTTTAACGATGCTGGATGGCCTGCTCAACACTATTTCACAGACGACGAAGCATCACCACAACTCGACAATGTGGAAGACTGCATTTCTGTCTGGGAAGCACTGTTTGAAGGCGATGAACCTGGTGTCTCAAATTCTAATAGTAGTGATGAAACCGACTACAAGGCGAACTATATTTCACCTAATCAATGTCGTTTTAACTTTAACGACAACCAAAACTTGAGTATTTACTACGACTCTCGCAATGGTCAAGTGAGCGTCGATAGCGATCCTAATAGCTAG